A region of the Arsenicicoccus dermatophilus genome:
CACGCCGGAGGTCGAGCTGGCGCCCGCCAGGCACTGCTGAACGTCGGCATAGTCCACGCCAGGCGTGGGCACCAACGAGCCCACCCGGAACAGCGCCATGATCATCAGGGTGAACAAGATCTTCTTGCGAAGGTCAGGCGTCTTGAACGCCCGGGCAAAGGCCGTGAGCACAGGTCCTCCTCGGGGACGCAACCTGCCGAGAGTAGCATCCGGGCGCCGTAAGCCCAGAACGTACGACGACCCCGGAAGCTGGGTGGCTTCCGGGGTCGTTCGTGTGAGAGGTCAGGCCTCGGTGGTGGTGCCGCCGGCCGCCTCGATCTTGGTCTTGGCCGAGCCGGAGAACTTGTCAGCGGTCACGTCGACCTTGACAGAGATCTCCCCGGTGCCGAGCACCTTGACGAGCGAGCCCTTGCGGACGGCACCCTTCTCGACGAGGTCCGCGACGGTGACCGTGCCACCCTCGGGGAACAGCGCCGAGATCTTGTCGAGGTTCACGACCTGGTACTCGGTCTTGAAAGGGTTCTTGAAGCCGCGGAGCTTGGGCAGACGCATGTGCAGCGGCGTCTGACCACCCTCGAAGCGCTCGGGAACCTGGTAGCGCGAGCTGGTGCCCTTGGTGCCACGGCCTGCGGTCTTGCCCTTGGAGCCCTCACCACGACCGACGCGGGTCTTGGCGGTCTTGGCACCCGGGGCGGGACGCAGGTGGTGCACCTTGAGGGCGTGCGTGGTGCCGTCGGCAGGAAGCTCCTGCTCGCCGGCCGCAGCCTTCTTGGTCGTAGCCATGATCAGTCAACCTCCTCGACGGCCACCAGGTGGGCGACCGTGCGGACCATGCCGCGGATCTCGGGGCGGTCCTCCTTGACGACGACGTCGCCGATGCGCTTGAGACCGAGCGTGCGCAGGGTCTCGCGCTGGTTCTGCTTGCAGCCGACGTGGCCGCGCGTCTGGGTCACCTTGAGGCGTGCCATCACGCAGTCACCTCCGCGGGGGCGGACGACGCCATGCCGGCGGCGCGGGCCCGGAGCAGGGCGGCCGGGGCGACGTCCTCAAGGGACTTGCCACGGCGGGCCGCGACGGCCTCCGGACGCTCCAGACCCTTGAGGGCGGCGACGGCGGCGTGCACCACGTTGATCGAGTTGTCCGAGCCCAGGGACTTGGACAGGACGTCGTGGATGCCCGCGCACTCGAGCACGGCGCGCACCGGGCCACCGGCGATGACACCGGTACCAGGGGCGGCCGGGCGGAGCAGGACGACGCCTGCGGCGGCCTCACCCTGGACGGGGTGGGGGATGGTGCCGGCGATACGGGGCACACGGAAGAAGGCCTTCTTGGCCTCCTCGACACCCTTGGCAATCGCCGCGGGCACCTCCTTGGCCTTGCCGTAACCGACGCCCACGGTGCCGTCACCATCGCCCACCACGACGAGCGCGGTGAAGCTGAAGCGACGACCACCCTTGACCACCTTGGCGACGCGGTTGATCGCCACGACGCGCTCGATGTACTGGCTCTTCTCGGCGGAGTCGCGGCGGTCGTTGCGCTCGCGACGGTCACGGCGGTCGTTGTTGCGCTCGCCACCGTTCTGGCCGGTGCCGGCGCCGGTTCCGCGGCGCTGAGGTCCTGGCATCAGATGTTCCTCTTTCCTGAAACGTACGACTGGTGAGCGGTCACAGGTCCAGACCACCCTCACGGGCGCCGTCAGCGATCGCGGCGACCCGACCGTGGTACTGGTTGCCACCACGGTCGAAGACGACGGCCGAGACACCCGCAGCCTTGGCACGCTCGGCGATCAGCTCGCCGACCCGCTTGGCCTTGGCCGTCTTGTCGCCGTCGAAGGAGCGCAGGTCGGCTTCCATGGTGGAGGCGCTGGCCAGCGTCTTGCCCTCGGTGTCGTCGACGATCTGGACGAACATGTGGCGCGCCGAACGGTTGACCACGAGGCGGGGTCGCACAGCGGTGCCGGTAACGCGCTTGCGCAGACGCAGGTGGCGACGCGAGCGAGCGGCCGACTTGCCCTTGCCGCGCTTGACGATGAGACGTGCCATGGCTTACTTACCAGCCTTTCCGACCTTGCGGCGGATCTGCTCGCCCGCGTAGCGGACACCCTTGCCCTTGTAGGGGTCGGGCTTGCGGAGCTTGCGGATGTTGGCAGCGACCTCGCCGACCAGCTGCTTGTCGATGCCCTTGACCGAGAACTTGGTCGGGCTCTCCACCTGGAAGGTGATGCCGGCCGGGGGCTCGATCAGGACCGGGTGCGAGAAGCCGAGCGCGAACTCGAGGTTGGAGCCCTTGGCGACGACGCGGTAACCCGTGCCGTGGATCTCGAGCTTCTTCTCGTAGCCGTTGGTCACGCCCTCGACCATGTTGGCGATGAGCGACCGGGTCAGGCCGTGCAGGGCACGGGCCTCACGCTCGTCGTTGGGGCGGCTGACCTGGATGGTGCCGTCCTCGGCCTTGGCGACCGAGATCGGCTCCTTGACCACGTGGGTCAGCTCGTTGTTGTTCTTCTTGACGGTCACGGTCTGACCGTCGATGGTGACCTCCACACCCATGGGCACGGAGACAGGGAGACGTCCGATGCGGGACATGCGATCTTCCTTTCCGAGTGCCTGGGATTACCAGACGTAGGCGAGGACTTCCCCACCCACGCCCTTCTGAGCGGCCTGCTTGTCCGTGAGGAGACCGGAGGACGTGGAGATGATCGCCACGCCCAGGCCTCCGAGAACCTTGGGGAGATTGGTGGACTTCGCGTAGACGCGAAGACCCGGCTTGGACACCCGGCGGACACCGGCGATGGAACGCTCCCGGTTGGGTCCGTACTTGAGGGTGATGGTCAGGGTCTGACCCACCTCGGCGTCCTCGATCTTGGAGCCGGCGATGTAGCCCTCCGCCTCGAGGATGTCCGCGATGTTCTTCTTGAGCTTCGAGAACGGCATGGAGACAGCGTCGTGGTGCGCCGAGTTGGCGTTCCGGACGCGGGTCAGCATGTCCGCAATCGGGTCAGTCATTGTCATTGGGCTGCTTGCCCTTCCTCACCGCGGTTTCAGGTCTGAGCCGTATGCCGGTCCCCCGGCGGCTCGTCCCCGACCTGCGATGTAGAACGGAGTGGAAATTCGAGGGGTGGATTACCAGCTGCTCTTGGTGACGCCGGGGAGCTCGCCCCGGTGAGCCATCTCGCGCAGGCAGACGCGGCACAGGCCGAACTTGCGGTAGACCGAGTGCGGACGGCCGCAACGCTGGCAACGCGTGTAGGCGCGAACCTTGAACTTGGGCTTGGCGTTGGCCTTGTTGATCAGGGCGGTCTTGGCCACGGTCAGTTCTCCTTGAAGGGGAAGCCGAGCTGCTTCAGCAGGGCGCGACCCTCGTCGTCGTTGGTGGCGGTCGTCACGATCGTGATGTCCATACCACGCACGCGGTCGATCTTGTCCTGGTCGATCTCGTGGAACATGGACTGCTCGTTGAGGCCGAAGGTGTAGTTGCCGCGCCCGTCGAACTGCTTGCCCGACAGACCACGGAAGTCGCGGATGCGCGGGAGCGCCACGGACAGCAGACGGTCCAGGAACTCCCACATGCGGTCACCGCGCAGCGTGACGTGCGCACCGATCGGCATGCCCTCGCGCAGCTTGAACTGCGCGATGGACTTGCGGGCCTTGGTCACCACGGGCTTCTGGCCAGTGATCGCCGTGAGGTCGCGGACTGCGCCCTCGATGAGCTTGGAGTCGCGAGCGGCCTCGCCCACACCCATGTTGACGATGACCTTGGTCACGCCGGGCACCTGCATCACGTTGGCGTAGGAGAACTGCTCCTGCAGGGCAGGCTTGATCTCCGCGGCGTAGCGCGCCTTGAGGCGGGGCTGCGTCTTCTCAGAGGTGGTAGCGGTCATGGTCACAGGTCCTTGCCCGAGCGGACCGAGACGCGGGTGCGGAGGGTCTTGGTGCGACCGTCGCGCTCCACAGTCTCGACGCGCGTCTTGATGCGGGTCGGCTTCTTGGTCTCGGCGTCGACGACCTGCACGTTGGACACGTGGATCGGCGCCTCGGTGTGGACGATGCCACCGGTGCGGCCCGTTCCCTGGCCAGCCTTGGTGTGCTTGGTCACCCGGTTGACACCCTCGACCAGCACGCGCTGGGTCTCGGTGTTGACGCTGATGACCTTGCCCTGCAGGCCCTTGTCGGGACCGGTGATGACCTGCACGAGGTCACCCTTCTTGATCTTCATCTTCGCCATGGGTTACAGCACCTCCGGCGCCAGAGAGATGATCTTCATGAACTTCTTCTCGCGCAGCTCGCGGCCGACCGGGCCGAAGATGCGCGTGCCACGCGGGTCCCCGTCGTTCTTGAGGATGACGGCCGCGTTCTCGTCGAACTTGATGTAAGAACCGTCGACGCGACGACGCTCCTTGGTGGTGCGGACGATGACGGCCTTGACCACGTCGCCCTTCTTCACGTTGCCACCGGGGATCGCGTCCTTGACGGTGGCGACGATGACGTCGCCGATGCCGGCATACCGACGACCCGAACCGCCGAGCACACGGATGCAAAGGATCTCCTTGGCACCGGTGTTGTCGGCGACGCGCAGTCGCGACTCCTGCTGGATCACTGTCGAACTCCTGTCGTCGAGCCGGTTCTCTCCGGATTCCTCCGGTCGAGCCTTGCCGAACTGTTGGTGGGGCTGGCCTCAGGTCGTCCCGAGACCGATGCTTGCGGTGAGCGGTGGCGAATTACTTCGCGCGCTCGAGGATCTCGACCACGCGCCAGCGCTTGCTGGCGGACAGGGGTCGGGTCTCCATGATGAGGACGCGGTCGCCGATACCGGCCGAGTTCTGCTCGTCGTGCGCCTTGACCTTGCTGCTGCGGCGCAGGACCTTGCCGTACAGGGCGTGCTTGACGCGGTCCTCGACCTCGACGACGACGGTCTTGTCCATCTTGTCGCTCACCACGTAGCCCTGGCGGGTCTTGCGGTAGTTGCGCTCGAGAGTCGTCTCGCTCACGGTGTTCGCAGCTTCCTTCTGGTTGTCGCTCATGCCTTGGCACCCTTCGCGGGGGCGGCGCCGATGCCGAGCTCACGCTCACGCATCTCGGTGTAGATGCGGGCGATGTCCTTGCGGACCGCACGCAGACGGCCGTGGTTCTCCAGCTGACCGGTGGCGGACTGGAAGCGGAGGTTGAACAGCTCCTCCTTGGCCTTCTTCAGCTCGTCGACCAGACGGTCGTCGCCCAGACCACGGAGCTGCTCGGACGTCAGGTCCTTGGAACCGACTGCCATCAGATGTCACCACCTTCGCGCGCCACGAAACGGCACTTCATCGGGAGCTTGTGCATGGCGAGGCGCATGGCCTCACGGGCGACGGGCTCCGGGACGCCGGCCAGCTCGAACATGATGCGGCCGGGCTTGACGTTGGCCACCCACCACTCGGGCGAGCCCTTACCGGAACCCATGCGGGTCTCGGCAGGCTTCTTCGTCAGGGGACGGTCCGGGTAGATGTTGATCCAGACCTTTCCGCCACGCTTGATGTAGCGGGTCATGGCGATACGGGCGGACTCGATCTGCCGGTTGGTGACATAGGCCGGCTCGAGAGCCTGGATCCCGTAGTCACCGAAGGAGATCGTGGTGCCACCCTTGGCCGCGCCACTCCGCTTGGGGTGGTGCTGCTTGCGGTGCTTCACACGACGGGGAATCAGCATCAGGACTCAGCTCCCTGCTCCGCAGGCTGGGCCTGCGCGGTGTCGGACGCAGCGGGGGCCTCGGCGGCCGGGGCTGCGTCGCGGTGGTCACGACGGGGGCCGCGGCCACCACCACGGCCGGGGCGGTCCGCACCGTCACGGCGCGGGCCGCGTGACGGGCGCGGCGCGGCAGCCTGCTGGGCCGCGAGCTCCTTGGCAGTGATGTCACCCTTGTAGATCCACACCTTGACACCGATGCGACCGAAGGTCGTACGAGCCTCGTAGAAGCCATAGTCGATGTTGGCGCGCAGGGTGTGCAGCGGGACGCGTCCCTCGCGGTAGAACTCCGAGCGGGACATCTCGGCGCCGCCGAGACGACCGGCGCACATGACCCGGATGCCGAGGGCACCAGCGCGCTGGGCGGACTGCATGCCCTTGCGCATGGCGCGGCGGAAGGACACACGGGCAGACAGCTGCTCGGCGATCCCCTGGGCGACCAGCTGGGCGTCGACCTCGGGGTTCTTGACCTCGAGGATGTTCAGCTGGACCTGCTTGCCCGTGAGCTTCTCCAGCTCGCCACGGATGCGGTCGGCCTCGGCGCCACGGCGACCGATGACGATGCCCGGGCGGGCGGTGTGGATGTCGACGCGGACGCGGTCACGCGTGCGCTCGATCTCGACGCGGGCGATGCCGGCGCGCTCCATGCCCTCGGACAGGAGGCGACGGATCGCCACGTCCTCCTTGACGTAGTCGCGGTAGCGCTGACCCGGCTTGGTCGAGTCGGCGAACCAGCGGCTGCGGTGGTCGGTGGTGATCCCGAGGCGGAAACCGTGCGGGTTGACCTTCTGACCCATTAGCGGGTGCCTCCCTTGCTCGCGGCCACCGGCTGGCCAACGAAGACGGTGATGTGGCTCGTGCGCTTGCGGACCCGGAACGCACGGCCCTGGGCGCGGGGCTGGAACCGCTTCATGGTCTGGCCCTCGTCCACGAAGGCCTGCGTGACGACGAGGTTGCGCTCGTCGAAGGCCTCGGAGGCCTGGTCAGCCTTGACACGGGCGTTGGCGATGGCGCTCTGCAGCACCTTCAGGACCGGGTCGCTCGCGGACTGCGGGGCGAACTGCAGCGTCGCGATGGCCTCGGTGACGTTCTTGCCCCGGACCAGGTTGACGACGCGACGGGCCTTCATCGGCGTGACGCGGACGTGACGCGCGACGGCCTTGGCCTCCATCTGGAACTCCTTGTGGTTGGTGGCCATCAGCGACGACGCCCCTTCTTGTCGTCCTTCTCGTGACCCTTGAAGGTACGGGTGGGGGCGAACTCGCCGAGCTTGTGGCCGACCATCGACTCGGTCACGAAGACCGGGACGTGCTTGCGACCGTCGTGCACGGCAAGGGTGTGGCCGAGCATGTCGGGGCTGATCACGGATCGACGCGACCAGGTCTTGATGACGTTCTTGGTGCCCGCTTCGTTCTGGGCGTCCACCTTCTTCTGAAGGTGGTCGTCGATGAAGGGGCCCTTCTTCAGGCTACGAGGCATGTCCAAAGGCTCCTATCAGCGCTTCTTGCCAGTGCGACGACGACGGACGATGAGCTTGTCGCTCGGCTTGCCCGGCTTGCGGGTGCGGCCCTCGGGCTGACCCCAGGGGCTGACCGGGTGGCGACCACCGGAGGTCTTCCCCTCACCACCACCGTGCGGGTGGTCGATGGGGTTCATGGCGACACCACGGACCGTGGGGCGCTTGCCCTTCCAGCGCATGCGGCCGGCCTTGCCCCAGTTGATGTTGCTCTGCTCGGCGTTGCCCACCTCGCCGACCGTGGCGCGGCAGCGCAGGTCGACGTTGCGGATCTCGCCGGACGGCATACGCAGCTGGGCGTAGGGGCCGTCCTTGGCGACGAGCTGAACCCGCGCACCGGCGGAGCGGGCGATCTTGGCGCCGCCGCCGGGCTTGAGCTCGATCGCGTGGATGACGGTACCCACGGGGATGTTCTTGAGCGGCATCGCGTTGCCCGGCTTGATGTCGGCGCCGGGGCCGTTCTCGATGATATCGCCCTGGCTCAGCCGGTTGGGGGCGAGGATGTAGCGCTTCTCCCCGTCGGCGTAGTGCAGGAGCGCGATGCGCGCGGTGCGGTTGGGGTCGTACTCGATGTGCGCGACCTTCGCGGGCACGCCGTCCTTGTCGTGACGACGGAAGTCGATCACGCGGTAGGCGCGCTTGTGCCCACCACCGATGTGGCGGGTGGTGATGCGACCGCTCGAGTTGCGTCCACCGGTCTTGGGCAGCGGGCGCACCAGCGACTTCTCGGGCGTGCTGCGCGTGACCTCGACGAAGTCCGCCACGCTCGAGCCGCGACGACCCGGAGTCGTGGGCTTGTACTTACGGATAGCCATGTCTAGTCCCTCAGTGTCCTAGTCGATCCTCGGTCGCCGGCGTCAGACGCCAGCGCCTCCGAAGATGTCGATCGACCCTTCCTTGAGGGTGACGATCGCGCGCTTGGTGTCCTTGCGCTTGCCGAGACCGAACCGCGTGCGGCGGGTCTTGCCCTGGCGGTTGAGCGTGTGCACGGAGTCCACCTTGACCTTGAAGACCTGCTCGATGGCGATCTTGATCTCGGTCTTGTTGGCCCGGGGGTCCACCACGAAGGTGTACTTGCCCTGATCCATCAGTCCGTACGACTTCTCGGAGACGACCGGCGCGAGCAGGATGTCGCGAGGGTCCTTGATGGTGGTCACTTGGTGTCCTCCTCAGCCTTGTCGGCCGACTGAGTGCCACGAGCCAGGAAGGACTCGAGGGCGCCCTGGGTGAAGACCACGTCGTCGGCGCAAAGCACGTCGTAGGTGTTCAGCTGGTCGGCGACCAGGGTGTGCACGTTGGCGATGTTGCGCACCGACGCCAGGCCGAGGGTGTCCTCGCGCTCGACGACCACCAGGAGGTTCTTGCGCTCGGTCAGCGCACCCAGCACCGAGGCGACGGCCTTGGTGGACGGAGTGCCGCCCTCGACGAGCGAGGACATGACGTGAACGCGGCCGTGGCGGGCGCGGTCGGAGAGGGCCCCACGCAGGGCAGCGGCCTTCATCTTCTTGGGGGTGCGCTGGCTGTAGTCGCGCGGCACCGGGCCGTGGACCGTCCCACCGCCGGCGAACTGCGGCGCACGGGTCGACCCCTGACGGGCGCGACCGGTGCCCTTCTGGCGGTAGGGCTTGGCGCCACCGCCGGACACCTCCGCGCGGGTCTTGGCCTTGTGGGTGCCCTGACGGGCAGCCGCGAGCTGGGCCACCACGACCTGGTGGATCAGCGGGATATTGGTCTGGACGTCGAAGACCTCGGCGGGCAGCTCGACGGAGCCCGCCTTGGCGCCCTTGGCGTCCAGGATGTCGATGGTCGTCATTAGGCTCAGGCCCCCTTGGCGGCCGTGCGGACCAGGACGACGGCACCGCGGGGACCGGGAACGGCACCCTTGATGACGAGCAGACCCTTGTCGGCGTCCACGGCGTGGATCGTGAGGTTCTGGGTGGTCTGGCGCACGCCGCCCATGCGACCGGCCATGCGCAGACCCTTGAAGACGCGGCCCGGGGTGGAGCAGCCACCGATCGAGCCCGGCTTGCGGTGGTTGCGGTGCGCACCGTGGGAGGACGAGACGCCCTTGAAGCCGTGACGCTTCATGACGCCGGCGAAGCCCTTGCCCTTGGTGGTGCCGGTGACGTCGACGGTCGTGCCGGCCTCGAAGGCCGCGACGGTGATCTCCTGGCCGATGGTGTACTCGGCGGCATCGCCGGTGCGGAGCTCGACGAGGTGGCGGCGCGGCGACACACCGGCCTTCTCGAAGTGGCCGGCCATGGGCTTGTTGACCTTGCGCGGGTCGATCGCGCCGAAGGCGATCTGGACGGCGTGGTAGCCATCCGTCTCGGCGTCGCGGACCTGCGTGACGACGCAGGGGCCCGCCTTGATGACGGTCACGGGGACGAGGCGGTTGTCCGCGTCCCAGACCTGGGTCATGCCGAGCTTCTCGCCAAGGACGCCCTTGACGTTGCGCTCGATAGCAGCGTTAGTCATGTGGGGTTCCTCAGAGCTTGATCTCGATGTTGACGTCCGCCGGCAGGTCGAGACGCATCAGCGAGTCGACGGCCTTGGGCGTCGGGTCGATGATGTCGATGAGACGCTTGTGCGTCCGCATCTCGAAGTGCTCGCGGCTGTCCTTATACTTGTGCGGCGAACGAATGACGCAGAAGACATTCTTCTCCGTCGGCAGGGGCACGGGGCCCACGACCGTCGCGCCCGCACGGGTCACGGTGTCCACGATCTTGCGCGCCGAGCTGTCGATGACCTCGTGGTCGTACGACTTAAGCCGGATGCGGATCTTCTGTCCCGCCATCGCTTCGTTGACTCTCTCTCGTCTGTCCTGCTGGTCCGGTGGCCGAACCAGGTGCGTCTCCGACCCACGCGGTCGGGCGTGTCGCCCTTGCTCCGCTTACGGGGGCACGCTAAAGATGCGGGCTACCCCGATTCTGGGCCGGTCCGTCTGGGCCGGGGCTTGCGCTCCTCACACGAGGAGTCACAGTGCCATCGGCCAGTCCGTGGACGGTCCGGTGGTGCTAGTAACCTCTCGCGAGGGACGATGGCAGCCGCACCCTCGTCCACCTCGGCAGGAGATCCTGGGGGCGTACGAGTATGCCTCGGCCACGCGTCAAGCAACTTCCCTAGTGTGACAGACAGCGGGACAGGATCCAAATTCGCGGTGTCCGAATCCAGACGACACGCCGACGCCCCTCCCACCGACCGTCGGCGGGAGCCAGGCCTCTGGGACCATCGGGGTATGGCGAAGCGCGACTCCACCCTGCTCCCGGACGATCTGCGGGCGGCTCTGGAGGGCCTGGCGGCGCGCGACGGCTCCGCGAGGGAGGCTGCTCTTGCCACCGTGGTCCGCGGGGCGCAGCAACTCGCACGCAAGGAACGTCAGGCTCTCGGCGACGCCCTGGTGGAGCTCCTCGAGGCCCCGGACGGACATACGCGATCCTTCGCCACGGTGCCGCTCGCCTATCTCGCCAGCGTCATGGTGTGGCGGCGCTCGTGGACGCCGAGGTTCCTCGACTGGTGGGTGCAAGAGCCGGACCAGCGTGGCTTCGTGGCCGAGATCGGCTGGGTGCACGCCGTCGCCCACGGGGCCGACGTCCTCGGGGAGCTGGGCCAGACCAGCACCGTGCCGGCCGGTGTCCTGCTGGACGCCGTCGCCCGCCGACTTGCCCACCCGAGCTCCACCGTCTGGCGTGACCAGGAGGAGGACCGGCTGGCCCTGGCCGTCGCCCAGGTGCTGCTGCAGGACGACCTGGGCGCCTCCGACGCCACCGGGTGGATCCGTCAGCTCTCGGACCGCATGGCCACCGGTGAGGCCCCGATTCCCGCGACCACGATCAACACCTGCCGCACCATGCGCAGTCTCTACGTCGTGGTGGACGGTGAGGTCCCTGCGGAGCGGGCGCGGGCGGTCAAGCACGCCGGCCGGGTGCAGGAGGAGATCCGCCGCCTCCTCGTGGTGGTCGAGCCATGGCTCGCGGCGAGTCGGTGAGGCCTACCGCCGCTCTGGGCGCGATCGTCCTGCTGCTCGTCGCCTGCCAGGCACCACCGGCTTCCGACAGCCGCCGGACCGGGCCGACGGCCGGCGGCCTCCGTCAGGACTCCACCTCGCCCCCTCGGGACTCGATCGACACCCGGACCTCGGCAGCCACTGCCTGCGTCCCCGTCCGGGACCTCACGGACCCGGGGCCGGGAGCCGCGGTCGTCCCCCGCGGGGAGGGTCGATGGATCGTGCTCCTTGGCACGACCTTCGTGGGTGGGGTGCGAGTCGCGCCGGCGCGTGCCCAGCTCGAGGTCGGCAACGGGCGCCCGTGCTCCCGCACCCCGGAAGTGCGGGTGGTCGATCGGGTGACCCGCACGGTCGCCGCTGCGCGCTGGATCACTCGGGGCTCGGCTCGCTCGCTGGCCGTCACACCGACCTGGGCGGGGGCCGGGTGGGCCGGTGCGGCCGACGCGGTGCTGGCCGAGCTGCGCGGCCATCACCGGGAGATGGAGCTGCCGGTCATGCAGGACCAGCTGCGGTGCCACGTGCTCTTCGCGCCGGCGAAGCGGGTGTGGCACCTGGAGCCGGCCCGCCCCGACGTCGGCCTCGCGGCCACGATCGCGGCCCGGTGCAATCCCGGTGACGAGCGGGACCCCGACGGTCGATGACCCGAGGGGCCGCCGACCGTCGACGTGCGCTCGACCCGGGCTTCAGCGACCGGGAAAGGTAGGGGTCTCCTTGGCGACGAAGGCCCGCACGCCCTCGGCCTTGTCCTGCGTCTCGAAGGCCGCCCGGAAGGCTTGCGCCTCCTGGTCCAGGCCCTCGTGGACGGTGAGGGGCTCGACGTCGTTCAGCAGCCGCTTGGAGGCCGCGACGGCGACGGCGCTCTTCCCCGCCAGCTCGGCCACGGTGGCCTTGGCCCCGGCGATCAGGGACTCGCGGTCGTCGAACACCTGGTTGACCAGGCCGATGCGCAGCGCCTCCGGGGCGTCGATCATCCGCCCCGTGAAGATCAGCTCCCGGGCCATACCGAGACCCACGCGGCGGCTCAGCCGCACCGAGCCGCCGAACCCCGGCACCAGGCCCAGGTTGACCTCCGGCTGGCCGAACCGAGCCCGGGTCGACGCGTAGATCCAGTCGCACGCCATGGCCAGCTCGCACCCGCCGCCCAGGGCGAACCCGTTGACCGCGGCGATGACCGGCACCGGAAGGGCCTCCAGGCGCTCGGTCACCCCCTGCATGCGACGGGAGTACTCCTCACCCTCCGCCGGCGACATGGACTGCATCTCGACGATGTCGGCCCCAGCCACGAAGGCCTTCTCCCCCGCGCCCGTGATGATGACCCCGCGGAGGGGCCAGCGTCCGTCCTGACCGACCCGGTCCTCGAGGGAGCTCAGCAGCTCCCCCAGGTCGGTGACCACCTGCATGGCGAGTGCGTTCATCGCCTGGGGCCGGTTGACGGTGACGACGAGGGCGTCGCCGTCCTGCTCGACGAGCAGCGTGTCGAAGGTGCCGAGGTCCATGATTCCTCCCGGGGTTGCGGTCTGGTGTCCGCACCAGCCTGCCGTATGCCGAGCAGTGCCTGCGACCTGGCCCGCAGATGTGCAGAGGGCGGGGCCCGGGAATCCCGGACCCCGCCCTCGCGGGATCAGTCGCTCCCGAAGGAGCTCAGATCACTTGATGATCTTCGTGACCTGACCGGCACCGACGGTGCGGCCACCCTCACGGATGTTGAACTTCAGGCCCTCCTCCATGGCGATGGGCTGAATCAGGTCAACCTTCATGGAGGTGTTGTCGCCGGGCATGATCATCTCGGTGCCCTCGGGCAGGTGGACGACACCGGTCACGTCAGTCGTACGGAAGTAGAACTGGGGACGGTAGTTGTCGTAGAACGGCGTGTGACGGCCACCCTCGTCCTTGGACAGGATGTACGCCGAAGCCTCGAACTCGGTGTGCGGGGTGATCGAGCCCGGCTTGCAGACGACCTGGCCGCGCTCCACCTCCTCGCGCTTGGTGCCGCGGAGCAGCAGACCGACGTTCTCGCCGGCGCGACCCTCGTCCAGCAGCTTGCGGAACATCTCGATGCCGGTGACCGTGGTCTTCTGGGTCTTCTCGCGGATACCGACGATCTCGACCTCCTCGTTGACCTTGAGGATGCCGCGCTCGATACGACCGGTGACGACGGTGCCACGACCGGTGATCGTGAAGACGTCCTCGATCGGCATC
Encoded here:
- the rpsJ gene encoding 30S ribosomal protein S10, with amino-acid sequence MAGQKIRIRLKSYDHEVIDSSARKIVDTVTRAGATVVGPVPLPTEKNVFCVIRSPHKYKDSREHFEMRTHKRLIDIIDPTPKAVDSLMRLDLPADVNIEIKL
- the rplV gene encoding 50S ribosomal protein L22, yielding MEAKAVARHVRVTPMKARRVVNLVRGKNVTEAIATLQFAPQSASDPVLKVLQSAIANARVKADQASEAFDERNLVVTQAFVDEGQTMKRFQPRAQGRAFRVRKRTSHITVFVGQPVAASKGGTR
- the rpsC gene encoding 30S ribosomal protein S3 encodes the protein MGQKVNPHGFRLGITTDHRSRWFADSTKPGQRYRDYVKEDVAIRRLLSEGMERAGIARVEIERTRDRVRVDIHTARPGIVIGRRGAEADRIRGELEKLTGKQVQLNILEVKNPEVDAQLVAQGIAEQLSARVSFRRAMRKGMQSAQRAGALGIRVMCAGRLGGAEMSRSEFYREGRVPLHTLRANIDYGFYEARTTFGRIGVKVWIYKGDITAKELAAQQAAAPRPSRGPRRDGADRPGRGGGRGPRRDHRDAAPAAEAPAASDTAQAQPAEQGAES
- the rplD gene encoding 50S ribosomal protein L4, whose translation is MTTIDILDAKGAKAGSVELPAEVFDVQTNIPLIHQVVVAQLAAARQGTHKAKTRAEVSGGGAKPYRQKGTGRARQGSTRAPQFAGGGTVHGPVPRDYSQRTPKKMKAAALRGALSDRARHGRVHVMSSLVEGGTPSTKAVASVLGALTERKNLLVVVEREDTLGLASVRNIANVHTLVADQLNTYDVLCADDVVFTQGALESFLARGTQSADKAEEDTK
- the rplC gene encoding 50S ribosomal protein L3 — translated: MTNAAIERNVKGVLGEKLGMTQVWDADNRLVPVTVIKAGPCVVTQVRDAETDGYHAVQIAFGAIDPRKVNKPMAGHFEKAGVSPRRHLVELRTGDAAEYTIGQEITVAAFEAGTTVDVTGTTKGKGFAGVMKRHGFKGVSSSHGAHRNHRKPGSIGGCSTPGRVFKGLRMAGRMGGVRQTTQNLTIHAVDADKGLLVIKGAVPGPRGAVVLVRTAAKGA
- the rplW gene encoding 50S ribosomal protein L23 encodes the protein MTTIKDPRDILLAPVVSEKSYGLMDQGKYTFVVDPRANKTEIKIAIEQVFKVKVDSVHTLNRQGKTRRTRFGLGKRKDTKRAIVTLKEGSIDIFGGAGV
- the rpsS gene encoding 30S ribosomal protein S19, yielding MPRSLKKGPFIDDHLQKKVDAQNEAGTKNVIKTWSRRSVISPDMLGHTLAVHDGRKHVPVFVTESMVGHKLGEFAPTRTFKGHEKDDKKGRRR
- a CDS encoding DUF2599 domain-containing protein, which codes for MLLGTTFVGGVRVAPARAQLEVGNGRPCSRTPEVRVVDRVTRTVAAARWITRGSARSLAVTPTWAGAGWAGAADAVLAELRGHHREMELPVMQDQLRCHVLFAPAKRVWHLEPARPDVGLAATIAARCNPGDERDPDGR
- the rplB gene encoding 50S ribosomal protein L2; this encodes MAIRKYKPTTPGRRGSSVADFVEVTRSTPEKSLVRPLPKTGGRNSSGRITTRHIGGGHKRAYRVIDFRRHDKDGVPAKVAHIEYDPNRTARIALLHYADGEKRYILAPNRLSQGDIIENGPGADIKPGNAMPLKNIPVGTVIHAIELKPGGGAKIARSAGARVQLVAKDGPYAQLRMPSGEIRNVDLRCRATVGEVGNAEQSNINWGKAGRMRWKGKRPTVRGVAMNPIDHPHGGGEGKTSGGRHPVSPWGQPEGRTRKPGKPSDKLIVRRRRTGKKR
- a CDS encoding DUF2785 domain-containing protein, with product MAKRDSTLLPDDLRAALEGLAARDGSAREAALATVVRGAQQLARKERQALGDALVELLEAPDGHTRSFATVPLAYLASVMVWRRSWTPRFLDWWVQEPDQRGFVAEIGWVHAVAHGADVLGELGQTSTVPAGVLLDAVARRLAHPSSTVWRDQEEDRLALAVAQVLLQDDLGASDATGWIRQLSDRMATGEAPIPATTINTCRTMRSLYVVVDGEVPAERARAVKHAGRVQEEIRRLLVVVEPWLAASR